In the genome of Pseudothermotoga sp., one region contains:
- a CDS encoding RNA methyltransferase has product MLSDVRIALIHYPVLGKDGKIISSAVTNLDIHDIARTARSYGIKKYYVVTNLPAQQEVVKAVLKYWVDGIGKEQNISRTEALQLVELKSYIEDVIETIEAETNKKPLMFFTSAKKRNNSISYEEGREIVRSTDRPVLVLFGTSWGMPQELLDMCDYVLEPVRARSDYNHLSVRAAAAIIIDRLIGEEV; this is encoded by the coding sequence ATGTTGAGCGACGTCAGGATAGCCCTGATCCATTATCCGGTTCTGGGAAAAGATGGTAAGATAATCTCCAGCGCGGTGACGAACCTCGACATACACGATATAGCCAGAACTGCGAGGAGCTATGGGATCAAAAAGTATTACGTTGTGACGAACTTGCCGGCACAGCAAGAAGTGGTCAAAGCGGTGCTGAAGTACTGGGTGGATGGTATCGGAAAAGAACAAAATATCAGTCGAACAGAGGCACTACAGTTAGTTGAATTGAAGTCTTACATCGAGGACGTCATCGAAACAATCGAGGCAGAAACAAATAAAAAACCGTTGATGTTCTTCACTTCTGCTAAGAAGAGGAACAACAGCATCAGTTATGAAGAGGGAAGAGAGATCGTAAGGTCCACTGATAGGCCTGTGCTTGTGCTTTTTGGAACGAGCTGGGGTATGCCACAAGAGTTGCTCGACATGTGTGACTACGTTTTGGAGCCTGTCCGAGCGAGATCTGATTACAATCATCTCTCAGTGAGGGCGGCTGCCGCAATAATCATAGACAGATTGATAGGAGAGGAGGTATGA
- the trmD gene encoding tRNA (guanosine(37)-N1)-methyltransferase TrmD gives MRIIVATIFPDFVKVVKEYGVIAQAIEKGKLDIQILNLRDFTHDKHRIVDDYPYGGGPGMVMKPEPFFELHDYCGRTFGEIYTVLTSPQGVTLNNKLAMELSKKKNLLILCGRYEGVDERVKNLVDLEISIGDYVLSGGELAAMVICDAVSRFVPGVVEEESVKRDSFYNDLLDHPHYTRPAEYRGMRVPDVLLSGDHEMVELWRTAESLKLTALRRPDLFLSREFSTQEKKALVWLLQELVRYVERRQDSPDPLSGSGKRW, from the coding sequence ATGAGGATAATCGTAGCGACGATCTTTCCAGATTTTGTGAAGGTTGTCAAAGAATATGGAGTAATAGCACAAGCCATAGAAAAAGGAAAATTAGACATTCAAATACTCAACCTTCGTGATTTCACACACGATAAACACCGTATCGTCGACGATTATCCTTACGGTGGTGGACCTGGCATGGTCATGAAACCGGAACCTTTTTTTGAATTGCATGATTATTGCGGGCGAACGTTTGGGGAAATCTATACCGTATTGACATCACCTCAAGGAGTCACGTTGAACAACAAGCTTGCAATGGAGCTATCGAAAAAGAAAAATCTTTTGATATTGTGTGGAAGGTACGAGGGTGTTGACGAAAGAGTGAAGAATCTAGTAGATCTGGAAATTTCGATAGGAGATTACGTGCTCAGTGGGGGAGAACTTGCAGCGATGGTCATTTGTGATGCAGTGAGCAGGTTTGTCCCAGGAGTAGTTGAAGAAGAGTCTGTGAAACGAGATTCCTTTTACAACGACTTGTTGGATCATCCACATTACACCAGACCTGCTGAGTATAGAGGCATGCGAGTACCTGACGTTCTGCTTAGTGGAGATCATGAAATGGTGGAACTGTGGAGAACGGCTGAAAGTTTGAAGCTGACAGCTTTGAGAAGACCTGATCTGTTTCTCTCAAGGGAATTTTCAACACAGGAAAAGAAAGCTTTGGTTTGGCTCTTACAGGAGTTGGTGAGGTATGTTGAGCGACGTCAGGATAGCCCTGATCCATTATCCGGTTCTGGGAAAAGATGGTAA
- the rimM gene encoding ribosome maturation factor RimM (Essential for efficient processing of 16S rRNA), protein MNEYIVIGKITKTHGLFGNVKVVPMTNVEEIFLNLKEVFVKDETRNGIYRVNVQKVKKIGKNYLLKIAGIDSLEKAKKIIGMQLLLKTEELPKLSSDEYYFYQLLNVDVYSEAGEKLGRVIDIIETGSNDVVVVKTKDGEILIPMVKEYVVSFEPERKLVVKLSEWM, encoded by the coding sequence GTGAATGAATATATTGTGATCGGAAAGATCACAAAAACACATGGTTTATTTGGAAACGTGAAGGTTGTTCCAATGACCAATGTGGAAGAGATCTTTCTCAATTTGAAAGAAGTCTTCGTAAAGGACGAGACACGCAACGGCATTTACAGAGTCAACGTTCAAAAAGTCAAGAAGATTGGCAAGAATTATTTGTTAAAAATCGCTGGTATAGACAGTCTGGAGAAAGCTAAAAAAATCATTGGTATGCAACTTTTACTCAAGACGGAGGAGCTACCGAAGCTTTCATCCGACGAGTATTACTTCTACCAGCTTTTGAACGTTGATGTGTACAGCGAAGCAGGTGAGAAACTCGGCAGAGTGATCGACATTATAGAAACCGGTTCAAACGACGTTGTTGTTGTGAAGACGAAAGATGGAGAGATTCTCATTCCAATGGTGAAGGAATACGTGGTGAGCTTCGAACCGGAAAGAAAGCTCGTGGTGAAACTTTCGGAGTGGATGTAA
- a CDS encoding KH domain-containing protein, whose translation MKQVLEHIVKGIVKHPEEVIIVEFNEATGKVFEIVVNEEDVGQVIGKDGRTIKSLKVLMSALFDTEDFTLRVVR comes from the coding sequence ATGAAACAAGTTCTTGAGCACATAGTGAAAGGTATAGTTAAACATCCTGAAGAAGTCATAATCGTCGAATTCAACGAAGCCACAGGCAAAGTGTTTGAGATCGTTGTGAACGAGGAAGACGTAGGCCAAGTCATAGGAAAGGACGGCAGGACGATCAAGTCACTGAAAGTTCTCATGTCTGCACTGTTCGACACCGAAGATTTCACCTTGAGGGTGGTAAGGTGA
- the rpsP gene encoding 30S ribosomal protein S16: protein MVRIRLTRLGKRNMPFYRIVVVDSRKKRDGAYIESLGYYNPLRAPADIKVNVERAVEWILKGAQPSDTVRDILSRAGVLKKVHEIKYGKREATNETSS from the coding sequence GTGGTAAGGATCAGATTAACGAGGCTTGGAAAGCGGAACATGCCATTCTACAGGATAGTGGTCGTTGATTCGAGAAAAAAAAGAGATGGTGCTTACATCGAGTCGCTGGGTTATTACAACCCACTCCGCGCACCGGCGGATATAAAGGTAAATGTTGAGAGAGCCGTCGAGTGGATCCTGAAAGGTGCGCAACCGAGTGACACGGTGAGGGATATACTCAGTAGAGCGGGCGTGCTGAAGAAGGTGCACGAGATCAAGTATGGCAAGAGAGAGGCAACAAATGAAACAAGTTCTTGA